One stretch of Streptococcus australis DNA includes these proteins:
- the mltG gene encoding endolytic transglycosylase MltG — MLWIANKEVKLLSEKSREETLSFKEQILRDLERVRERERKGKEEESPTTPTSSSQVTPPAPSEQEPNLATEGLMVDSLSTVDEILKNAPSVPSRPSFESSEVTGPEPEESKLEESAPAKIDAVEPKKEDKEFNTTPTKVAVSYKTDDNKEESVPPVVENVVPAPVEKVDNLADAPRRSRREGTKPAKKKKKSKAKGCLLTFLVLLVLVSIGGFFGYGYVQESLKPVDASSKDYVTVQIPEGSNIQEIGSTLEKSGLVKHGLIFSFYAKYKGADLKSGYYNLKKSMSTDELIQELQKGGTPEPQEPALASLTIPEGYTLEQIAQTVGQLQGEFKEPLTADAFLAKAQDETFISQVVAKYPNLLGSLPTKDSGVRYRLEGYLFPATYTIKESTTVESLIDEMLAAMDKAMSPYYATIKEKNLTVNELLSIASLVEKEGAKTEDRKKIAGVFYNRLNLGMPLQSNIAILYAQGKLGQKISLADDAGIDTTIDSPYNVYTHLGLMPGPVDSPSLDAIEASVNQTKSDYLYFVANVEDGKVYFATTKEEHDQNVAEHINSKLTQSSSSN, encoded by the coding sequence ATGTTATGGATTGCCAACAAGGAGGTAAAGCTTTTGAGCGAGAAATCAAGAGAAGAAACGTTAAGCTTTAAAGAACAGATTTTACGCGATTTAGAGAGAGTCAGAGAGAGAGAAAGAAAGGGGAAAGAAGAGGAAAGTCCGACCACCCCAACTTCATCTTCTCAAGTAACTCCACCCGCTCCTTCTGAACAAGAACCAAATCTTGCCACAGAAGGTTTAATGGTAGACTCTCTGTCAACTGTGGATGAAATCCTAAAAAATGCCCCAAGTGTACCATCACGTCCAAGTTTTGAATCAAGCGAAGTGACAGGACCAGAGCCAGAAGAGTCAAAACTAGAAGAGTCTGCACCAGCCAAGATTGATGCTGTAGAGCCTAAAAAGGAAGACAAAGAGTTTAACACTACTCCAACTAAAGTGGCTGTTTCCTATAAAACGGATGATAATAAAGAAGAATCAGTCCCTCCTGTTGTGGAGAATGTAGTCCCTGCTCCAGTTGAGAAAGTTGATAACCTAGCGGATGCTCCACGACGCAGTCGTCGTGAAGGAACAAAGCCAGCTAAGAAAAAGAAGAAATCAAAAGCTAAAGGCTGTTTGCTAACTTTCCTAGTTCTCCTAGTGCTCGTAAGTATTGGTGGCTTCTTTGGTTATGGATACGTTCAAGAATCCTTGAAACCTGTTGATGCAAGTTCTAAGGACTATGTGACAGTTCAAATTCCAGAAGGTTCAAATATTCAAGAAATTGGGAGCACTTTGGAAAAATCTGGTTTGGTAAAACATGGACTTATCTTTAGCTTTTATGCTAAATATAAGGGCGCAGACTTAAAATCAGGTTATTACAACTTGAAGAAGAGCATGAGTACGGATGAATTGATCCAAGAATTGCAAAAGGGGGGAACTCCTGAACCTCAAGAACCAGCTCTTGCAAGCCTGACAATTCCAGAAGGATATACATTAGAGCAAATCGCTCAAACAGTAGGACAACTTCAAGGTGAATTTAAAGAACCTCTTACAGCGGATGCTTTCTTGGCAAAAGCTCAAGATGAGACCTTTATCTCTCAAGTAGTAGCCAAGTATCCAAACTTGCTTGGAAGTCTACCAACAAAAGATAGCGGGGTTCGTTATCGCCTAGAAGGTTACCTTTTCCCAGCAACTTATACCATCAAAGAAAGCACTACAGTTGAAAGTTTGATTGATGAGATGTTAGCTGCTATGGATAAGGCTATGTCACCATATTACGCTACGATCAAAGAAAAGAATCTGACTGTCAATGAATTGCTCAGTATCGCTTCTCTTGTTGAAAAAGAAGGTGCCAAGACAGAAGATCGCAAGAAGATTGCTGGTGTCTTCTATAACCGCTTAAACCTCGGTATGCCGCTTCAAAGTAATATCGCTATCCTGTATGCCCAAGGCAAGCTTGGTCAAAAGATTAGTCTAGCGGATGACGCTGGAATTGATACAACGATTGATTCACCATACAATGTTTACACACACCTTGGCCTCATGCCTGGACCGGTAGACAGTCCAAGTCTGGATGCCATCGAAGCAAGTGTAAATCAGACAAAGAGTGACTACTTATACTTTGTAGCCAATGTCGAAGATGGTAAAGTGTACTTTGCAACGACCAAAGAAGAACATGATCAAAACGTTGCAGAACACATCAATAGCAAACTGACACAATCAAGTAGTTCAAACTAA
- the greA gene encoding transcription elongation factor GreA, translating to MAEKTYPMTLEEKEKLEKELEELKLVRRPEVVERIKIARSYGDLSENSEYEAAKDEQAFVEGQISSLETKIRYAEIVNSDAVAQDEVAIGKTVTIQEVGEDDEEVYIIVGSAGADAFAGKVSNESPIGQALIGKKTGDTATIETPVGSYDVKILKVEKTA from the coding sequence ATGGCAGAAAAAACTTACCCAATGACCCTTGAAGAAAAGGAAAAACTAGAAAAAGAATTAGAGGAGTTGAAACTCGTTCGACGTCCCGAAGTCGTAGAGCGTATTAAGATTGCTCGTTCCTATGGAGACCTTTCAGAAAATAGTGAGTATGAAGCAGCGAAAGATGAACAAGCTTTTGTTGAAGGACAAATTTCAAGCTTGGAAACTAAAATCCGCTATGCTGAAATCGTTAATAGCGATGCAGTTGCCCAAGATGAGGTAGCAATCGGTAAGACTGTAACGATCCAAGAAGTCGGTGAAGATGACGAAGAAGTCTATATCATCGTCGGTTCTGCAGGTGCAGATGCTTTTGCTGGTAAGGTTTCAAATGAGAGCCCGATTGGGCAAGCCTTGATCGGTAAAAAGACTGGTGATACAGCGACCATTGAGACACCAGTTGGTAGCTATGATGTAAAAATCTTGAAGGTTGAAAAAACAGCCTAA
- a CDS encoding amino acid permease, protein MSENKKKNKMERGLTNRHVQVMAIAGTIGTGLFLGAGRSISLTGPSIILIYMITGAFMFLMMRAVGEMLYQDPEQHTFINFITRHLGKGWGYFSVWSYWLSVVFIGMAEITAISHYVQFWFPSWPSWLIQIVFLTILALVNLIAVKLFGEVEFWFAMVKIVAILAMIATGAFMVLTGFETPHGAASLANISDQFSLFPNGVMNFVMAFQMVFFAYLMIEFIGVTTSETKNPRQVLPKAVKEIPLRIVFFYGGALLAIMSIIPWRELASSDSPFVTVFELAGIKWAAALINFVVLTSAASALNSTLYSTGRHLYQIAHDSPNPFLKAIKADTLSRHNVPQNAIIASAVLIALAAFINVLPGVSDAFALITASSSGVYIAIYILIMVAHLKYRKSQDFMADGYLMPHYRFLNPLTMLFFAFVFVTLFLQESTFMGAIGSAIWIIGFGIYSQWKFRK, encoded by the coding sequence ATGAGTGAAAATAAGAAGAAAAATAAAATGGAGCGTGGATTAACCAATCGCCACGTTCAGGTGATGGCCATTGCTGGGACAATCGGAACAGGACTTTTCCTAGGTGCTGGTCGTTCTATCAGCCTTACTGGACCTTCTATCATCCTGATTTACATGATTACAGGAGCCTTTATGTTTTTGATGATGAGGGCTGTTGGAGAGATGCTCTACCAGGATCCAGAACAGCATACTTTTATCAACTTTATCACCCGTCATTTGGGGAAAGGCTGGGGGTATTTCTCGGTATGGTCTTATTGGTTGTCTGTCGTCTTTATCGGTATGGCAGAAATCACTGCGATTTCGCATTATGTTCAGTTTTGGTTTCCTAGCTGGCCTAGTTGGTTGATTCAGATTGTCTTTTTAACGATTTTGGCCTTGGTCAATCTGATTGCGGTTAAGCTCTTTGGAGAAGTCGAGTTTTGGTTTGCAATGGTTAAGATTGTGGCTATTTTAGCTATGATTGCAACGGGAGCCTTTATGGTTTTAACTGGATTTGAGACGCCACATGGGGCTGCAAGTCTGGCAAATATCAGCGACCAGTTCTCTCTTTTTCCAAATGGAGTCATGAACTTTGTCATGGCCTTTCAAATGGTATTTTTTGCCTATCTGATGATTGAATTTATCGGAGTGACAACCTCTGAAACGAAGAATCCTCGTCAGGTTTTGCCCAAGGCCGTTAAGGAAATTCCTCTCCGAATTGTCTTCTTTTATGGTGGAGCTCTATTAGCCATTATGTCTATCATTCCCTGGAGAGAACTTGCTTCTTCAGATTCACCATTCGTAACGGTTTTTGAACTAGCAGGTATCAAGTGGGCAGCAGCTCTGATTAACTTCGTTGTTTTGACGTCGGCAGCTTCTGCTCTTAACTCAACCCTTTACTCAACAGGACGTCATTTGTACCAGATTGCTCATGATTCGCCAAATCCATTCCTAAAAGCAATTAAGGCAGATACACTTTCTCGCCACAACGTGCCACAAAATGCCATCATTGCCTCAGCGGTTCTGATTGCCCTAGCAGCCTTTATCAATGTCTTGCCAGGTGTTTCGGATGCCTTTGCCTTGATTACGGCATCATCATCAGGTGTTTATATTGCGATTTATATCTTGATCATGGTGGCTCACCTTAAGTATCGCAAGTCACAGGACTTTATGGCGGATGGCTACCTCATGCCCCATTATCGTTTCTTAAACCCGTTAACCATGCTCTTCTTTGCCTTTGTCTTTGTAACCCTCTTTTTACAAGAATCTACCTTTATGGGAGCAATTGGTTCAGCTATCTGGATTATCGGTTTTGGGATTTATAGCCAGTGGAAATTTAGAAAATAG
- a CDS encoding GNAT family N-acetyltransferase: protein MYLRLENKESHKAQEIGTLIRAYNRSKREEAESEPLNLYLEDEKGNLMAGLVAETFGNWLEIEYLFVKEELRGQGIGSKLLQQAENEAKNRNCRFAFVNTYQFQAPDFYLSHGYKEVFTLQDYPYTGQRYYYQKDL from the coding sequence ATGTACCTTAGATTGGAAAATAAGGAATCGCATAAAGCGCAAGAAATTGGGACTTTGATTCGTGCTTATAATCGTTCAAAAAGAGAAGAGGCTGAGAGCGAACCACTGAATCTTTATCTCGAAGACGAAAAGGGCAATCTCATGGCGGGCTTAGTAGCAGAGACTTTCGGAAATTGGCTGGAAATCGAATATTTGTTTGTGAAAGAGGAGCTACGAGGACAAGGAATTGGTTCGAAACTACTGCAGCAAGCAGAAAATGAAGCCAAGAATCGAAACTGTCGTTTTGCTTTTGTGAATACTTACCAGTTTCAAGCGCCAGATTTTTATCTAAGTCATGGCTACAAGGAAGTTTTTACCTTGCAAGACTATCCCTATACAGGACAAAGATACTATTACCAAAAGGATTTGTGA
- a CDS encoding helix-turn-helix transcriptional regulator, with translation MAKNLKLKLARVELDMTQGDLAEAVGVTRQTIGLIEAGKYNPSLSLCQSICRCLGKTLDQLFWEEEDEK, from the coding sequence GTGGCTAAAAATTTAAAGTTAAAACTAGCTCGTGTGGAGCTTGATATGACACAAGGGGATTTGGCAGAGGCTGTTGGTGTTACTAGGCAGACTATAGGCTTGATAGAAGCTGGGAAATATAATCCTAGTCTCTCCCTTTGCCAGTCCATTTGCAGATGCTTAGGAAAAACATTAGATCAACTATTTTGGGAGGAAGAAGATGAAAAATAG
- a CDS encoding DUF6773 family protein, giving the protein MKNRKKLVIKDERTEKLDGNISGEILLGMCLFLALEIFAKVYIFNLTLLSYLPELLLLIGVGLYAIIRRMYVGIDIRDIVETGKERILSALGFSIVILLIDIVGNREELVSLLTWKYSLKVVLAVVIYLVGSYSMDRVILYLNRRNQQVWEEEDEK; this is encoded by the coding sequence ATGAAAAATAGAAAAAAACTTGTTATCAAAGATGAACGTACGGAAAAATTGGATGGAAATATTTCAGGAGAAATTCTTTTGGGAATGTGCCTATTTTTGGCACTGGAAATTTTTGCCAAAGTTTATATTTTTAATTTAACGCTTCTGTCCTATTTGCCAGAATTACTTTTATTGATCGGAGTTGGTTTGTATGCCATTATTCGCCGCATGTATGTAGGAATTGATATTCGAGATATTGTTGAGACTGGAAAAGAAAGAATTTTATCTGCTTTGGGATTTTCTATAGTGATTTTACTGATTGATATCGTAGGTAATCGCGAGGAACTGGTCAGTCTATTGACTTGGAAGTACTCCCTAAAAGTGGTCCTAGCAGTTGTCATCTATCTCGTTGGGAGTTATTCTATGGATAGAGTTATCCTATACTTGAATCGCAGAAATCAGCAAGTTTGGGAGGAAGAAGATGAAAAATAG
- a CDS encoding DUF6773 family protein: MKNRFFYYQLLDEREEQLMNKAGAESFYISIAFLLLSYMIAVLAPSLFNPRMILIIIIIGTSYFFGRARDLGVNYYSRFHFTIIGCLLVTLAITTLLMVQNYQFNIEIYQHNPLNFKYLSAWVITYLIYLPWVFIGNLGLKSYGEWAQKKFEQDMDELESGE, from the coding sequence ATGAAAAATAGATTTTTTTATTATCAATTATTAGACGAAAGGGAAGAGCAACTGATGAATAAAGCGGGGGCTGAAAGTTTCTATATATCTATAGCTTTCTTGCTTTTATCTTATATGATTGCAGTATTAGCACCAAGTCTTTTTAATCCGAGAATGATTCTCATCATTATCATTATTGGAACTTCTTACTTTTTCGGCCGTGCTCGAGATTTGGGTGTGAACTACTATAGTCGTTTTCATTTTACAATTATAGGGTGTTTGCTGGTAACTCTCGCTATTACAACTCTCTTGATGGTGCAGAATTATCAATTCAACATAGAAATTTATCAGCACAATCCTTTGAACTTTAAATACTTGTCTGCTTGGGTGATTACTTACCTGATTTACCTTCCTTGGGTTTTTATCGGCAATCTCGGGCTTAAAAGTTATGGCGAATGGGCTCAAAAAAAGTTTGAGCAAGATATGGATGAACTTGAGAGTGGAGAATAG
- a CDS encoding nicotinate phosphoribosyltransferase — MYPDDSLTLHTDLYQINMMQVYFDQGIHNKKAVFEVYFRQQPFQNGYAVFAGLERIVHYLEDLRFSDSDIAYLESLGYHGAFLDYLRNFKLELTVRSAQEGDLVFANEPIVQVEGPLAQCQLVETALLNIVNFQTLIATKAARIRSVIEDEPLMEFGTRRAQEMDAAIWGTRAAVIGGANGTSNVRAGKLFGIPVLGTHAHALVQVYGNDYEAFKAYASTHRDCVFLVDTYDTLRIGVPAAIQVARELRDQINFMGVRIDSGDIAYISKKVRQQLDEAGFTEAKIYASNDLDENTILNLKMQKAKIDVWGVGTKLITAYDQPALGAVYKIVAIEDENGQMRNTIKLSNNAEKVSTPGKKQVWRITSREKGKSEGDYITYDGVDVSDMTEIKMFHPTYTYIKKTVRNFDAVPLLVDIFKEGTLVYNLPSLNDIQDYARKEFDKLWDEYKRVLNPQHYPVDLARDIWQDKMDLIDKMRKEALGEGEEE, encoded by the coding sequence ATGTATCCAGATGATAGTTTAACTTTGCACACAGACTTGTACCAGATCAACATGATGCAGGTTTATTTTGACCAAGGAATTCACAATAAGAAGGCGGTTTTTGAAGTTTATTTCCGCCAGCAACCTTTTCAGAACGGTTATGCAGTTTTCGCTGGTCTGGAGAGAATTGTACATTATCTTGAAGACTTGCGCTTTTCTGATAGCGATATTGCCTACTTGGAATCGCTTGGATATCATGGGGCGTTCTTAGATTACCTCCGCAATTTCAAGTTGGAGTTGACGGTTCGTTCTGCCCAGGAAGGGGATTTGGTTTTTGCCAATGAACCGATTGTGCAGGTGGAAGGGCCTCTAGCCCAATGTCAATTGGTTGAAACGGCTCTCTTAAACATCGTTAACTTTCAAACCTTGATAGCGACCAAGGCAGCACGTATTCGTTCGGTCATTGAGGATGAACCCTTGATGGAGTTCGGAACACGTCGTGCGCAAGAAATGGATGCGGCTATCTGGGGAACACGCGCAGCCGTGATTGGTGGAGCCAACGGAACTAGCAACGTGCGAGCAGGGAAGCTCTTTGGTATCCCTGTCTTGGGGACTCATGCCCATGCCTTGGTACAAGTTTATGGGAACGACTATGAAGCCTTTAAGGCCTATGCGTCAACCCATCGTGACTGTGTCTTTCTAGTAGATACTTATGATACGTTGCGAATCGGTGTGCCAGCTGCCATTCAGGTGGCGCGTGAGCTGCGTGATCAGATTAACTTTATGGGTGTACGGATTGACTCTGGGGATATTGCCTACATTTCCAAGAAAGTCCGTCAGCAACTGGACGAGGCTGGATTCACAGAGGCTAAGATCTATGCTTCTAATGATCTAGATGAAAATACGATCCTCAATCTCAAGATGCAAAAGGCTAAAATTGATGTCTGGGGTGTGGGAACCAAGTTGATTACAGCCTATGACCAGCCTGCTCTTGGTGCAGTTTATAAGATTGTGGCTATTGAAGATGAAAATGGTCAGATGCGCAATACCATCAAACTGTCTAATAATGCGGAAAAAGTGTCTACGCCAGGTAAGAAACAGGTATGGCGCATTACCAGTCGTGAAAAAGGCAAGTCAGAAGGTGACTACATTACTTATGATGGTGTGGATGTGAGTGACATGACAGAAATCAAGATGTTCCATCCAACTTATACCTACATCAAAAAGACCGTTCGTAATTTTGATGCCGTTCCTCTCTTGGTGGATATTTTCAAAGAAGGAACATTAGTTTACAACTTGCCTAGTTTGAATGACATTCAGGATTATGCCCGTAAGGAATTCGACAAGCTATGGGATGAGTACAAACGTGTTCTCAATCCGCAACATTACCCAGTAGATTTGGCGCGTGATATTTGGCAAGATAAGATGGACTTGATTGATAAGATGCGCAAGGAAGCCCTTGGCGAAGGAGAAGAAGAATGA
- the nadE gene encoding ammonia-dependent NAD(+) synthetase: MSLQETIIQQLGVKPVIDAQEEIRRSIDFLKKYLKKHPFLKSFVLGISGGQDSTLAGRLAQLAMEEMRAETGDDSYKFIAVRLPYGVQADEEDAQKALAFIQPDVSVVVNIKDSVDAMALAVEATGSQMTDFNKGNIKARSRMIAQYALAGAHSGAVIGTDHAAENITGFFTKFGDGGADILPLYRLNKRQGKQLLKELGADPTLYEKVPIADLEEDKPGLADEVALGVTYAEIDDYLEGKRISPEAQARIENWWHKGQHKRHLPITVFDDFWE; encoded by the coding sequence ATGAGTTTGCAAGAGACCATTATCCAGCAACTAGGTGTCAAGCCAGTGATTGACGCCCAGGAAGAAATCCGTCGTTCCATTGACTTCTTAAAAAAATACCTGAAAAAACATCCCTTCCTTAAAAGTTTTGTACTAGGAATTTCTGGAGGACAGGACTCGACTTTAGCGGGACGCTTGGCGCAATTAGCTATGGAAGAAATGCGAGCAGAAACTGGAGATGACAGTTACAAATTTATCGCTGTTCGCCTACCTTATGGAGTCCAAGCTGACGAAGAGGACGCCCAAAAAGCCCTTGCTTTCATCCAACCAGATGTCAGTGTGGTGGTCAATATCAAGGACTCTGTAGATGCTATGGCCTTAGCGGTAGAAGCTACAGGCAGTCAAATGACGGATTTTAATAAAGGAAATATCAAGGCTCGTAGCCGTATGATCGCTCAATATGCGCTAGCAGGAGCACATAGTGGAGCAGTTATTGGGACAGATCATGCTGCGGAAAATATCACAGGTTTCTTTACTAAGTTTGGTGACGGCGGTGCGGATATTCTCCCTCTTTACCGACTCAATAAACGCCAAGGGAAACAACTTTTGAAAGAGCTTGGCGCAGATCCTACCCTCTATGAAAAAGTACCTATCGCAGACCTTGAAGAAGATAAGCCGGGCTTGGCTGACGAAGTCGCTCTCGGAGTCACTTATGCAGAGATTGATGACTACCTAGAAGGCAAAAGAATCAGCCCAGAAGCTCAAGCAAGGATCGAAAACTGGTGGCATAAAGGCCAACACAAACGCCACTTACCCATCACCGTATTTGATGACTTTTGGGAGTAA
- a CDS encoding GNAT family N-acetyltransferase yields the protein MKAIGTQTLQTDRLILRRFVESDAEAMFQNWASSAENLAYVTWDPHPNLEVTRNSIRNWVASYADSNYYKWAICLKENPEQVIGDISIVAMDENDSSCEIGYILGKNYWGRGMMTEALKAVLDFCFTRAGFQKVRARYASLNPASGRVMEKAGMSYLKTIANGVERKDYVADLTYYQIKKN from the coding sequence GTGAAAGCAATCGGTACGCAAACCTTACAGACAGATCGTTTAATTTTGAGAAGATTTGTGGAGAGTGATGCAGAAGCTATGTTTCAAAATTGGGCTTCATCTGCTGAGAATCTAGCCTATGTCACCTGGGATCCTCATCCGAATCTTGAGGTGACTCGAAACTCGATTCGCAATTGGGTTGCCTCTTATGCCGATTCCAACTATTACAAATGGGCGATTTGTCTCAAAGAAAACCCAGAGCAAGTGATTGGAGATATCAGCATCGTTGCAATGGATGAGAACGATTCTTCTTGTGAAATTGGCTATATTTTAGGAAAGAATTATTGGGGCCGTGGTATGATGACGGAGGCTTTGAAAGCTGTCTTAGACTTCTGTTTTACTCGAGCAGGATTTCAAAAGGTCAGAGCAAGATATGCCAGTCTCAACCCAGCTTCAGGTCGTGTGATGGAGAAGGCTGGAATGTCCTATCTAAAAACCATTGCCAATGGTGTGGAGAGAAAAGACTATGTTGCGGACCTTACTTATTATCAGATTAAAAAGAACTAA
- a CDS encoding 8-oxo-dGTP diphosphatase: MNKRESVEFVNMCMIKNGNKVLVQDRVSPDWPGITSPSGHVERGESFVDAVIREVKEETGLTISKPQLCGIKDWYDDEDYRYVVLFFKTEHFTGKLQSSDEGKVWWEDFENLSQLKLATKDMSDMLRVFIEEDLSEFFYYRDGDDWLYELK, translated from the coding sequence ATGAACAAAAGAGAATCAGTCGAATTTGTCAACATGTGCATGATTAAAAACGGAAACAAGGTTCTGGTCCAAGACCGAGTTAGTCCTGACTGGCCTGGTATTACTTCTCCTAGCGGGCATGTTGAACGTGGCGAATCCTTTGTCGATGCTGTCATTCGTGAAGTGAAGGAAGAAACGGGTCTAACCATTTCCAAACCCCAACTCTGTGGTATCAAAGATTGGTATGATGATGAGGATTACCGTTATGTTGTCCTTTTTTTCAAGACAGAACACTTTACTGGTAAACTCCAATCTTCAGACGAAGGAAAGGTTTGGTGGGAGGATTTTGAAAATCTATCTCAACTAAAACTAGCAACTAAGGATATGTCCGACATGCTTCGTGTATTTATAGAGGAAGATCTGAGTGAATTCTTTTACTACAGAGACGGTGATGACTGGCTTTATGAGCTAAAATAA
- a CDS encoding DUF1697 domain-containing protein, whose amino-acid sequence MEHIILLRGVTPNGKNAIPRMSYLADILTEAGFKHVRTYIQSGNIILESDLTLEEIREQVHALIKEKIGADLKMVIKNKSDFTKIVHENPFKEGYLHDRVHVILYQGFIQSLSLEKLKADYGEEEICLGDHCLYLYLPRTAKRKKLNTNYLEKLFNVDLTMRKLNVVEKLLTK is encoded by the coding sequence TTGGAACATATTATTTTACTAAGAGGCGTTACTCCTAATGGAAAAAATGCTATCCCTAGAATGTCTTATCTAGCAGATATCTTGACAGAGGCTGGTTTTAAACACGTTCGAACTTATATTCAAAGTGGAAATATCATTCTTGAAAGTGACTTAACCCTAGAAGAAATACGAGAACAGGTTCATGCTCTAATAAAGGAAAAAATTGGTGCTGACTTAAAAATGGTAATCAAGAATAAAAGTGATTTTACGAAAATTGTCCATGAAAACCCATTTAAAGAAGGCTATCTTCATGATCGTGTACATGTGATTCTTTATCAGGGATTTATCCAAAGTCTGTCACTAGAAAAATTGAAAGCTGACTATGGCGAGGAAGAAATTTGTCTAGGCGATCACTGTCTCTACCTCTATCTCCCGAGAACTGCAAAACGAAAAAAGCTCAATACCAACTATCTTGAAAAGCTTTTTAATGTAGATTTGACCATGCGAAAGTTAAACGTGGTAGAAAAATTGCTAACAAAATAA